The following proteins are co-located in the Micromonospora coriariae genome:
- a CDS encoding LPXTG cell wall anchor domain-containing protein, translating into MIRPKSPFRRTAAIAAGALLGIGAMTTFAAPASAHHPEPSGTYCLAADGQVTVTWKVGNSEDIDAEITSVKSTVPGDFSDGDLKVGATLPAKGGDLLTATQTHTFTEKNPKIELTVEARWERPNRIVTEHRTVEATEAGTCAAEPTPTPTATPTESPSPTPSPSTASPSPSRPPAESPSPTPTVTPAPAEPVGTVESTCDSLTFTIENPADGKTVVLTLTPNKGDAKTLTVEPGKTGSVSFDATEGLTVTPAADGLDDTEPIAWEKPAECDEGEGGGLPLTGTNTTLIAGGAVVLLAAGAGLFLVARRRRLRFTV; encoded by the coding sequence GTGATCCGTCCGAAGTCTCCGTTCCGGCGTACCGCGGCCATCGCCGCTGGCGCGCTGCTCGGCATCGGCGCCATGACGACGTTCGCCGCGCCGGCGAGCGCCCACCACCCCGAGCCCTCCGGCACCTACTGCCTGGCCGCCGACGGCCAGGTAACGGTCACGTGGAAGGTCGGCAACAGCGAGGACATCGATGCCGAGATCACCTCGGTCAAGTCGACCGTTCCCGGCGACTTCAGCGATGGCGACCTGAAGGTCGGTGCCACCCTCCCGGCGAAGGGTGGGGACCTCCTCACCGCCACCCAGACCCACACCTTCACCGAGAAGAACCCGAAGATCGAGCTGACCGTCGAGGCGCGCTGGGAGCGTCCGAACCGGATCGTGACCGAGCACCGGACGGTGGAGGCCACCGAGGCCGGCACCTGCGCCGCGGAGCCCACCCCGACGCCGACCGCCACCCCGACGGAGTCGCCGAGCCCGACCCCGTCCCCCAGCACCGCGTCTCCGTCGCCGAGCCGGCCGCCGGCCGAGAGCCCGAGCCCGACGCCGACCGTCACCCCGGCGCCGGCCGAGCCGGTGGGCACCGTCGAGTCGACCTGCGACAGCCTCACCTTCACGATCGAGAACCCGGCCGACGGTAAGACGGTCGTCCTGACGCTGACCCCGAACAAGGGCGACGCCAAGACGCTGACCGTCGAGCCCGGCAAGACCGGCTCCGTCTCCTTCGACGCGACCGAGGGTCTCACCGTCACGCCGGCCGCCGACGGCCTCGACGACACCGAGCCGATCGCCTGGGAGAAGCCGGCCGAGTGCGACGAGGGTGAGGGTGGGGGCCTGCCGCTCACCGGCACGAACACCACCCTGATCGCTGGTGGCGCCGTCGTCCTGCTGGCCGCCGGTGCGGGCCTGTTCCTGGTCGCTCGCCGTCGCCGGCTCCGGTTCACCGTCTGA
- a CDS encoding SPFH domain-containing protein, translating into MDPLDRIDELIAMVEQARSVPMSRNNCMVDRGEMIAALDEMRAELPADLRRAAALLDERDKIMEAGKREADRIISEGEAEHARLVSVNEITVSAEHEGARIIAEARAEAQRLREEVDDYVDTALANFEQFLTRALASIERGRDKMHALREIGTFGGDEAERPLPF; encoded by the coding sequence GTGGACCCGCTCGATCGCATCGACGAACTGATCGCCATGGTGGAGCAGGCCCGCTCCGTCCCGATGTCGCGCAACAACTGCATGGTCGACCGGGGTGAGATGATCGCGGCCCTCGACGAGATGCGCGCCGAACTCCCCGCCGACCTGCGTCGCGCGGCCGCGCTGCTCGACGAGCGCGACAAGATCATGGAAGCCGGCAAGCGCGAGGCGGACCGGATCATCAGCGAGGGTGAGGCGGAACACGCCCGCCTCGTCTCGGTGAACGAGATCACTGTCTCGGCCGAGCACGAGGGGGCCCGGATCATCGCCGAGGCCCGGGCCGAGGCGCAGCGCCTGCGTGAGGAGGTCGACGACTACGTCGACACCGCGCTGGCCAACTTCGAGCAGTTCCTCACCAGGGCGCTCGCCTCGATAGAGCGTGGCCGCGACAAGATGCACGCGCTGCGGGAGATTGGCACCTTCGGTGGGGATGAGGCGGAACGCCCGCTACCCTTCTGA
- the coaD gene encoding pantetheine-phosphate adenylyltransferase: protein MRRAVCPGSFDPVTNGHLDIIGRASRLFDEVIVGVLINQSKSGLFTVDERIDMLREVTASYGNVRVESFRGLLVDFCRAQQASVLIKGLRAVSDFDYELQMAQMNIGLAGVETLFMPTNPLYSFLSSSLVKDVAKWGGDISAHVPDPVREALQSRLGPRS, encoded by the coding sequence ATGAGACGTGCGGTCTGCCCCGGCTCGTTCGACCCGGTCACCAACGGACACCTCGACATCATCGGACGGGCCAGCCGGCTCTTCGACGAGGTGATCGTCGGCGTGCTGATAAACCAGTCGAAGAGTGGCCTCTTCACCGTCGATGAGCGGATCGACATGCTCCGCGAGGTGACGGCCTCGTACGGCAACGTGCGGGTCGAGTCGTTCCGCGGGCTGCTTGTCGACTTCTGCCGGGCCCAGCAGGCGAGCGTGCTGATCAAGGGCCTGCGGGCGGTCAGCGACTTCGACTACGAGTTGCAGATGGCCCAGATGAACATCGGGCTGGCCGGTGTCGAGACGCTGTTCATGCCGACCAATCCGCTCTACTCCTTCCTCTCCTCCAGTCTGGTCAAGGACGTGGCCAAGTGGGGCGGCGACATCTCCGCCCACGTCCCCGACCCGGTCCGCGAAGCCCTCCAGTCCCGCCTCGGCCCCCGCTCCTGA
- the recG gene encoding ATP-dependent DNA helicase RecG, whose translation MSESATVDTPLKKLVGDKTAKALAAHLDLHTAGDLVYHFPRRYDERGEHTDIRSLDVGEQVTVLAQVQRTAVRPMRQRRGNLLEVTVGDGSGGLLTLTFFGNQAWRERELRPGRWGLFAGKVTEFRGKRQLNGPEYVLLGEGGEGEAAVSDEIEEFAGALIPVYPAAAAVPTWVIARCVRVVLDTFTPPEDPVPATVRASRNLVGLGTALREIHRPSSKEDLYRARHRLKWDEAFAVQLTLVQRKHRAADWPARPRPARSGGLLDAFDARLPYELTAGQRDVGVEIAADLAAPHPMHRLLQGEVGSGKTVVALRAMLQVVDAGGQAALLAPTEVLAAQHHRGMLDLLGPLGRAGELDSAEHATRVELVTGSLGAAARRRALAEVASGAAGIVLGTHALLYEGVDFNDLGLVVVDEQHRFGVEQRDALRAKAEQPPHVLVMTATPIPRTVAMTVYGDLEVSTLSQLPRGRSPIASHVVPAAEKPAFLDRAWRRVREEVADGHQAYVVCPRIGEGPASDEEPPPVDDNGRRPPLAVTEVAPLLAEGPLHGLRIGVLHGRLPADEKDAVMRSFAAGDLDVLVATTVVEVGVDVPNATVMIVLDADRFGVSQLHQLRGRVGRGAAAGLCLLVSEAAEGSPARERLDAVASTGDGFKLAELDLEQRREGDVLGATQSGRRSHLRLLSLLRDADLIRDARAEAIALVEDDPELTRHPALAASVTALVDEDRAEYLEKG comes from the coding sequence ATGAGCGAGTCGGCCACTGTGGACACTCCGCTGAAGAAGCTGGTCGGGGACAAGACGGCCAAGGCACTGGCCGCCCACCTCGACCTGCACACCGCGGGTGACCTCGTCTACCACTTCCCGCGCCGCTACGACGAGCGCGGCGAGCACACCGACATCCGCTCGCTGGACGTCGGCGAGCAGGTCACCGTGCTGGCCCAGGTGCAGCGCACCGCGGTGCGCCCGATGCGCCAACGTCGGGGCAACCTGCTGGAGGTGACCGTCGGTGACGGTTCCGGCGGGTTGCTGACGCTGACCTTCTTCGGCAACCAGGCGTGGCGCGAGCGGGAGCTGCGTCCGGGCCGGTGGGGGTTGTTCGCCGGCAAGGTCACCGAGTTCCGGGGCAAGCGCCAGCTCAACGGCCCGGAGTACGTCCTGCTCGGCGAGGGCGGCGAGGGCGAGGCGGCGGTCAGCGACGAGATCGAGGAGTTCGCCGGCGCGCTGATCCCCGTCTACCCGGCCGCGGCGGCGGTGCCGACCTGGGTGATCGCCCGCTGCGTGCGGGTGGTGCTGGACACCTTCACCCCGCCGGAGGACCCGGTGCCGGCCACGGTGCGGGCCAGCCGCAACCTGGTCGGGCTGGGCACCGCGCTGCGGGAGATTCACCGGCCGAGCAGCAAGGAGGACCTCTACCGGGCGCGGCACCGGCTCAAGTGGGACGAGGCGTTCGCCGTCCAGCTGACCCTGGTGCAGCGCAAGCACCGGGCTGCCGACTGGCCGGCCCGACCCCGCCCTGCGCGCTCCGGTGGGCTGCTGGACGCCTTCGACGCACGGCTGCCGTACGAGCTGACCGCCGGCCAGCGCGACGTCGGCGTGGAGATCGCCGCCGACCTGGCCGCCCCGCACCCGATGCACCGGTTGTTGCAGGGCGAGGTGGGCTCGGGCAAGACGGTGGTGGCGTTGCGGGCGATGCTCCAGGTGGTCGACGCGGGCGGCCAGGCCGCGCTGCTGGCGCCCACCGAGGTGCTGGCCGCACAGCACCACCGCGGCATGCTGGACCTCCTCGGGCCGCTCGGGCGGGCCGGCGAACTGGATTCCGCCGAGCACGCCACCCGGGTGGAGCTGGTCACCGGTTCGCTGGGCGCGGCCGCTCGCCGCCGTGCGCTCGCTGAGGTGGCCAGCGGCGCCGCCGGCATCGTGCTCGGCACCCACGCGCTGCTCTACGAGGGTGTGGACTTCAACGACCTCGGCCTGGTGGTGGTGGACGAGCAGCACCGTTTCGGGGTGGAGCAGCGCGACGCGCTGCGGGCCAAGGCCGAGCAGCCGCCGCACGTGCTGGTGATGACGGCCACCCCGATCCCGCGCACTGTGGCGATGACCGTCTACGGCGACCTGGAGGTCTCCACCCTCTCCCAGCTGCCCCGGGGGCGCTCGCCGATCGCCTCGCACGTGGTGCCGGCCGCCGAGAAGCCGGCCTTCCTGGACCGGGCCTGGCGTCGGGTGCGCGAGGAGGTGGCCGACGGCCACCAGGCGTACGTGGTGTGCCCGCGCATTGGTGAGGGACCTGCCTCCGACGAGGAGCCGCCGCCGGTGGACGACAACGGCCGCCGGCCGCCGCTCGCGGTGACCGAGGTGGCCCCGCTGCTGGCCGAGGGGCCACTGCACGGGCTGCGGATCGGGGTGCTGCACGGCCGGCTGCCGGCCGACGAGAAGGACGCGGTGATGCGCTCCTTCGCCGCCGGTGACCTGGACGTGCTGGTGGCCACCACCGTGGTCGAGGTCGGTGTGGACGTGCCGAACGCAACAGTGATGATCGTGCTGGACGCCGACCGCTTCGGCGTCTCCCAACTGCACCAGCTGCGCGGTCGGGTCGGCCGGGGCGCTGCGGCGGGGCTCTGCCTGCTGGTCAGCGAGGCGGCCGAGGGGTCGCCGGCCCGGGAGCGGCTGGACGCGGTCGCCTCGACCGGCGACGGCTTCAAGCTCGCCGAGCTGGATCTGGAGCAGCGGCGTGAAGGCGACGTGCTGGGCGCCACCCAGTCCGGGCGCCGCTCACACCTGCGGCTGCTGTCCCTGCTGCGCGACGCCGACCTGATCCGCGACGCCCGCGCCGAGGCGATCGCCCTGGTCGAGGACGACCCGGAGCTGACCCGGCATCCGGCGCTGGCCGCGTCGGTCACCGCCCTGGTCGACGAGGACCGCGCGGAATACCTGGAGAAGGGCTGA
- the rsmD gene encoding 16S rRNA (guanine(966)-N(2))-methyltransferase RsmD, with protein sequence MTRIVAGTLGGRRIAAPPGAGTRPTSDRVREALFSAVQAEADLDGARFADLYAGSGAVGLEALSRGARHVLLVESDPRAARVIRENVAALRAGPAVRLVTGKVATVLAAGPDGGPYDVVFADPPYAVPDAEITALLTTLVDGGWLASDALVVVERSSRTGPVEWVDGITAERSRRYGETTLWYGRRS encoded by the coding sequence GTGACCCGGATCGTGGCCGGGACGCTCGGCGGCCGGCGCATCGCCGCGCCCCCCGGCGCCGGCACCCGACCCACCTCCGACCGGGTCCGGGAGGCGCTGTTCAGCGCCGTCCAGGCCGAGGCCGATCTCGACGGCGCCCGCTTCGCCGATCTGTACGCCGGCTCCGGCGCGGTCGGGCTGGAGGCGCTCTCCCGGGGCGCCCGGCACGTGCTGCTGGTCGAGTCCGACCCTCGGGCGGCCCGGGTGATCCGCGAGAACGTGGCGGCCCTGCGGGCCGGCCCCGCCGTCCGCCTGGTGACCGGCAAGGTGGCGACCGTGCTGGCCGCCGGCCCGGACGGCGGGCCGTACGACGTGGTCTTCGCCGACCCGCCGTACGCGGTGCCGGACGCGGAGATCACCGCGCTGCTGACCACGCTGGTCGACGGCGGCTGGCTGGCGAGCGACGCGCTGGTGGTGGTGGAGCGGTCGAGCCGCACCGGGCCGGTCGAGTGGGTGGACGGGATCACGGCCGAGCGCAGTCGCCGTTACGGCGAGACCACCCTTTGGTACGGTCGCCGATCATGA
- a CDS encoding phosphate acyltransferase PlsX has product MEPGTARIAVDLLGGDDAPAVVVDGALRAVRTDPDLHLLLVGPAEVADELIAALDPAQRARITVRPVRDAVGMADHPNAARAESTVRAAVTAVRDGAADALVSAGATGATVTAAVLGLGRWPEIRQPALVATLPGVAGPVVLLDVGGSLEPRPATLARHAVLGAAYAAVAHSIAEPRVGLLSVGTEAGKGDRVRRATDPLLAVEPLPAAARYVGLVEGYDVAFGARADVVVTDGFTGNVLLKAIEGAYAMAGGPPVAGGAPRAAALLGVAGTVVVCHGSARAADVASGIALAAHLWRRHATDLVSALLDGDAATHRTDRSTDTEVRTS; this is encoded by the coding sequence GTGGAGCCGGGCACCGCGCGGATCGCCGTTGACCTCCTCGGCGGGGACGACGCTCCCGCCGTCGTGGTTGACGGCGCTCTGCGAGCCGTGCGCACCGACCCTGACCTGCATCTCCTTCTCGTCGGCCCGGCCGAGGTCGCCGACGAGCTGATCGCTGCCCTCGATCCGGCCCAACGTGCCCGGATCACGGTGCGGCCGGTCCGCGATGCCGTCGGCATGGCCGACCATCCCAACGCCGCCCGCGCGGAGAGCACAGTGCGGGCCGCCGTCACCGCCGTCCGCGACGGGGCCGCCGACGCCCTGGTCTCCGCCGGCGCTACCGGTGCCACAGTCACCGCTGCCGTGCTCGGCCTCGGCCGCTGGCCCGAGATCCGGCAACCCGCCCTCGTCGCCACCCTGCCCGGGGTCGCCGGGCCGGTCGTGCTGCTCGACGTCGGCGGCTCGCTGGAGCCCCGCCCGGCCACCCTCGCCCGGCACGCCGTGCTCGGCGCCGCGTACGCCGCCGTGGCGCATTCGATCGCCGAGCCCCGTGTCGGCCTGCTCTCGGTCGGCACCGAGGCCGGTAAGGGCGACCGGGTCCGTCGGGCCACCGATCCGCTGCTCGCCGTCGAGCCGCTGCCCGCGGCGGCGCGCTACGTCGGGCTGGTCGAGGGGTACGACGTGGCCTTCGGCGCGCGCGCCGATGTGGTGGTCACCGACGGCTTCACCGGTAACGTGCTGCTCAAGGCGATCGAGGGCGCGTACGCCATGGCCGGCGGCCCGCCCGTCGCCGGTGGCGCTCCCCGCGCCGCCGCCCTGCTCGGCGTAGCCGGGACGGTGGTCGTCTGCCACGGCTCCGCTCGCGCCGCCGACGTCGCCTCCGGCATCGCCCTCGCCGCCCACCTGTGGCGGCGGCACGCCACCGACCTGGTCTCCGCGCTGCTCGACGGCGACGCCGCGACGCACCGCACCGACCGCTCCACCGACACCGAGGTACGCACATCATGA
- the rpmF gene encoding 50S ribosomal protein L32 — protein MAVPKRKMSRSNTRSRRANWKATVVATVACPQCKSPKLPHAACSVCGTYNGRQVIEV, from the coding sequence GTGGCCGTCCCGAAGCGCAAGATGTCGCGCAGCAACACCCGGTCCCGCCGGGCGAACTGGAAGGCGACAGTGGTCGCGACCGTCGCGTGCCCGCAGTGCAAGTCCCCGAAGCTGCCGCACGCCGCCTGCTCCGTCTGCGGCACCTACAACGGCCGCCAGGTCATCGAGGTCTGA
- a CDS encoding DAK2 domain-containing protein, producing the protein MLDTLDAAAVRRWCATGLTALKRHQGEIDELNVYPVPDGDTGTNLVLTLTSAQQALAMDLDTLPDSGPTAHGHALRLIAQGALLGARGNSGVILSQILRGFADAAAAVPAVRGRELAAALRGATVAAYTAVARPVEGTLLTVVGAAAAGAERADSDDLPVVARAAARAAAEALARTPEQLPALARAGVVDAGGRGLCVLLDALVEVLTGEVAVRAAPAPRAARPAATVARETGSEEYAYEVQFLLDAPAEAVSAMRRALAALGDSLVVVGDGREPEATWNVHVHVNDVGAAVEAGVAAGRPYRISVTRFADQPEPSPGPAADGRAAVVVATGVGIAGLFAAEGATVVPGNPSTGELLDAVRSTGAARVVVLPNDANTEAVASAAAREAHRYGIKVSVVPTRSPVQALAALAVRDGARRFEDDVIAMAEAAGACRYAEVCHASREALTVAGPCRPGDVLALVEGEVHLIGADLTDTCAAVVDRMLGGGGELVTLLAGVDAPAGLTDAVRAHVARRWPFVEVQAFPGGQPHYPLLVGVE; encoded by the coding sequence GTGCTGGACACCCTCGACGCCGCCGCGGTCCGCCGGTGGTGTGCGACCGGGCTGACCGCACTGAAGCGCCACCAGGGCGAGATCGACGAGCTCAACGTCTATCCGGTGCCCGACGGCGACACCGGCACCAACCTGGTGCTCACCCTCACCTCGGCCCAGCAGGCCCTTGCCATGGACCTGGACACGCTCCCCGACAGCGGGCCGACCGCACACGGGCACGCGTTGCGGCTGATAGCCCAGGGCGCGCTGCTCGGCGCGCGCGGCAACTCCGGGGTGATCCTCTCGCAGATCCTGCGCGGCTTCGCCGACGCGGCCGCCGCCGTGCCAGCCGTCCGCGGTCGCGAGCTGGCCGCCGCACTGCGGGGCGCCACCGTGGCCGCGTACACCGCGGTCGCCCGGCCGGTGGAGGGCACCCTGCTCACCGTGGTCGGCGCCGCCGCCGCCGGGGCTGAGCGGGCGGACAGCGACGACCTGCCGGTGGTGGCCCGGGCCGCCGCGCGGGCGGCGGCCGAGGCGCTGGCCCGCACCCCGGAGCAGCTGCCGGCGCTGGCCCGCGCCGGTGTGGTGGACGCGGGCGGCCGGGGCCTCTGCGTGCTGCTCGACGCCCTGGTGGAGGTGCTCACCGGGGAGGTCGCCGTGCGCGCCGCGCCGGCGCCGCGCGCCGCCCGGCCGGCTGCCACGGTCGCGCGGGAGACCGGCTCCGAGGAGTACGCCTACGAGGTGCAGTTCCTGCTCGACGCCCCGGCCGAGGCGGTGTCCGCGATGCGCCGGGCGCTGGCGGCGCTGGGGGACTCGCTGGTCGTCGTCGGCGACGGGCGCGAGCCGGAGGCCACCTGGAACGTGCACGTCCACGTCAACGACGTGGGCGCGGCGGTCGAGGCGGGGGTCGCCGCCGGCCGCCCGTACCGGATCTCGGTGACCCGCTTCGCCGACCAGCCCGAGCCGTCGCCCGGCCCGGCGGCGGACGGCCGCGCCGCCGTCGTGGTGGCCACCGGCGTCGGGATCGCCGGGCTGTTCGCCGCTGAGGGAGCCACAGTGGTGCCGGGCAACCCGTCCACGGGGGAGCTGCTGGACGCGGTCCGCAGCACCGGCGCGGCACGGGTGGTGGTGCTGCCCAACGACGCGAACACCGAAGCCGTGGCGAGCGCGGCGGCCCGCGAGGCCCACCGCTACGGCATCAAGGTGAGCGTGGTGCCGACCCGATCGCCGGTGCAGGCGTTGGCCGCCCTCGCGGTCCGCGACGGCGCCCGCCGCTTCGAGGACGACGTGATCGCGATGGCCGAGGCGGCGGGTGCCTGCCGCTATGCCGAGGTCTGCCACGCCAGCCGGGAGGCGCTGACCGTCGCCGGCCCGTGCCGCCCGGGGGACGTGCTGGCGCTGGTGGAGGGGGAGGTGCACCTCATCGGCGCCGACCTGACCGACACCTGCGCGGCCGTTGTCGACCGGATGCTCGGCGGCGGCGGGGAGCTGGTCACCCTGCTGGCTGGCGTGGACGCGCCGGCCGGGCTCACCGATGCCGTCCGCGCGCACGTCGCGCGGCGCTGGCCGTTCGTCGAGGTGCAGGCGTTCCCGGGCGGCCAACCGCACTATCCGCTCCTGGTGGGGGTCGAATGA
- the mutM gene encoding bifunctional DNA-formamidopyrimidine glycosylase/DNA-(apurinic or apyrimidinic site) lyase: MPELPEVETVRQGLAQWVIGRRIASVEVRHPRAVRRHVPGGVHFADVLAGRTVLDVRRRGKYLWLPLDSGDAVIGHLGMSGQLLLQPPGTPDETHLRVRFRFADDGPELRFVDQRTFGGLSVSEGGADLPAEIAHIARDPMDPEFSDAAFVAALRRRRTEVKRALLDQTLISGVGNIYADEALWRAGLHGTRPTDALTGPAAQRLLGHVRDVLAEAIKEGGTSFDALYVNVNGESGYFDRELNVYGREGEPCRRCGAPVRREAFMNRSSYSCPRCQPRPRGSLRG, from the coding sequence GTGCCTGAGCTGCCCGAGGTGGAGACCGTCCGGCAGGGGCTGGCCCAGTGGGTCATCGGCCGCCGGATCGCCTCGGTGGAGGTCCGCCACCCCCGTGCGGTCCGCCGGCACGTCCCCGGCGGAGTGCACTTCGCCGACGTGCTCGCCGGCCGGACCGTGCTGGACGTCCGCCGCCGCGGCAAGTACCTGTGGTTGCCGCTGGACAGCGGCGACGCCGTGATCGGGCACCTCGGCATGTCCGGTCAGCTGCTGCTCCAGCCGCCCGGCACGCCCGACGAGACCCACCTGCGGGTGCGGTTCCGGTTCGCCGACGACGGGCCGGAGCTGCGCTTCGTCGACCAGCGGACGTTCGGTGGGCTCTCGGTCAGTGAGGGCGGTGCCGACCTGCCCGCGGAGATCGCGCACATCGCCCGTGACCCGATGGACCCGGAGTTCTCCGACGCGGCGTTCGTCGCCGCGCTGCGCCGCCGACGCACCGAGGTGAAACGAGCCCTGCTCGACCAGACCCTGATCTCCGGGGTGGGCAACATCTACGCCGACGAGGCGCTGTGGCGCGCCGGGCTGCACGGCACCCGTCCGACCGACGCGTTGACCGGCCCGGCGGCGCAGCGCCTGCTCGGTCACGTCCGCGACGTGCTCGCTGAGGCGATCAAGGAGGGTGGCACCAGCTTCGACGCCCTCTACGTCAACGTGAACGGTGAGAGCGGCTACTTCGACCGGGAGCTGAACGTCTACGGCCGCGAGGGTGAGCCGTGCCGGCGGTGTGGCGCGCCGGTCCGCCGGGAGGCGTTCATGAACCGGTCCTCGTACAGCTGCCCACGCTGCCAGCCCCGGCCCCGGGGTTCCCTTCGGGGATGA
- a CDS encoding YceD family protein translates to MPKHSPSTLDPRSPLVLDTRDLPRRPGALRTVQRVVPAPADLGVELIGVPEGADLDLDLRLESVSEGVLVSGTITGPVRGECGRCLREINDSMAVTIQELYAYENSTTDATTEEDEVGRMQGDLIDLEPALRDALVLTLPTNPLCREDCPGLCPECGTHWDDLPADHSHQQIDPRWVGLSQLTRTEE, encoded by the coding sequence ATGCCCAAACACTCGCCATCGACACTCGACCCCAGGTCGCCGCTGGTCCTCGACACGAGGGACCTGCCGCGCCGGCCTGGCGCGTTGCGTACGGTCCAGCGGGTCGTGCCGGCACCGGCGGACCTCGGTGTGGAGTTGATCGGCGTTCCGGAGGGCGCGGACCTCGACCTCGACCTGAGGCTGGAGTCGGTGTCCGAGGGCGTGCTCGTCTCCGGGACCATCACCGGTCCCGTCCGGGGCGAGTGCGGGCGCTGCCTGCGCGAGATCAACGACTCGATGGCCGTGACGATCCAGGAGCTGTACGCGTACGAGAACAGCACCACGGACGCCACGACCGAAGAGGACGAGGTGGGCCGGATGCAGGGCGATCTGATCGACCTGGAGCCGGCGCTGCGGGACGCGTTGGTGCTCACGCTGCCGACCAACCCGCTCTGCCGGGAGGACTGCCCAGGACTGTGCCCCGAATGCGGGACGCACTGGGACGATCTGCCGGCCGACCACAGTCACCAGCAGATCGACCCGCGTTGGGTGGGCCTGTCGCAACTGACCCGTACAGAGGAGTAA